Proteins from a single region of Alphaproteobacteria bacterium LSUCC0719:
- the uvrA gene encoding excinuclease ABC subunit UvrA produces MPNETKSPLPADGALLASGMNPPTSGDIHPPEDGATAARIEPRVISVRGAREHNLADVSIDLPRDRLVVLTGLSGSGKSSLAFDTIYAEGQRRYVESLSAYARQFLEMMQKPDVDLIEGLSPAISIEQKTTSRNPRSTVGTVTEIYDYMRLLWARIGIPYSPATGLPIRSQTVSQMVDILLGMDEGTRLYLLAPVVRGRKGEYRKELAEYHRKGFSRVRIDGEIYDLDDTPELDKKRKHDIELVVDRLIIRGDPDELSTRLADSLETALSLTDGLAFADHADTGARTVFSANFACPESGFTIDEIEPRLFSFNNPFGACPACDGLGVSSHFDEQLVVPDHRQTLRGGAIAPWANSSSRYYVQTLESLARQFGFSLDMPFGELDEEIQTLILQGSGKLPVTMEFDDGMRSYKTKRPFEGLMPNLARRYRETDSSWVREELEKFRANHPCESCNGKRLKPEALAVKVDQNDISDIARLSIGDARDWFAGLNDKLHGQDSEIAARILKEINERLGFLVNVGLGYLSMARNSGTLSGGESQRIRLASQIGSGLTGVLYVLDEPSIGLHQRDNDRLLATLVRLRDLGNTVLVVEHDEDSIRLADYVVDMGPGAGVHGGRIVAAGTPDQIIASKDSLTGQYLAGIREISVPANRRKARKGRLVRVENATGNNLRDVTVEFPLGVLTCVTGVSGGGKSTLVLETLWKGLARRLHKAREMPAAHKSITGAELLDKVVDIDQSPIGRTPRSNPATYTGAFTPIREWFAGLPEAKARGYAPGRFSFNVKGGRCEACQGDGLIKIEMHFLPDVYVTCDSCKGRRYNRETLEITFRGKSIADVLEMTVEEGVEFFKAVPSIREKLETMFRVGLGYVRIGQQATTLSGGEAQRVKLSKELSRRATGRTIYILDEPTTGLHFHDIAKLLEVLQELVDQGNTVIVIEHNMDVIKTADWIIDLGPEGGDGGGMIVAEGTPEQVAKVKESHTGAYLARMLPTRG; encoded by the coding sequence ATGCCGAATGAAACCAAATCCCCCCTTCCCGCCGATGGTGCGCTGCTTGCCAGCGGCATGAACCCACCAACCTCCGGCGATATCCATCCCCCCGAAGACGGGGCCACTGCGGCGCGTATCGAGCCGCGGGTGATTTCCGTGCGCGGCGCGCGCGAACACAATCTGGCCGATGTCAGCATTGACCTGCCGCGTGACCGGTTGGTGGTGCTGACAGGCCTGTCCGGCTCCGGCAAATCGTCGCTTGCGTTTGATACTATCTATGCCGAAGGCCAGAGACGGTATGTCGAATCGCTGTCTGCCTATGCCAGGCAGTTCCTGGAAATGATGCAGAAACCGGATGTTGATCTGATCGAGGGTCTGTCGCCGGCGATTTCGATCGAACAGAAGACGACATCACGCAATCCGCGCTCCACCGTCGGGACTGTTACCGAAATCTACGACTATATGCGGCTTCTCTGGGCGCGGATTGGTATCCCCTACTCACCGGCAACCGGCTTGCCGATCCGCAGCCAGACCGTCAGTCAGATGGTCGATATCCTGCTGGGCATGGACGAAGGCACCCGGCTTTACCTGCTGGCACCTGTCGTACGCGGTCGCAAGGGTGAATATCGCAAGGAGCTTGCCGAATATCATCGCAAAGGCTTTAGCCGGGTGCGAATCGACGGTGAAATCTATGACCTCGACGACACGCCGGAACTCGACAAGAAACGCAAGCATGACATCGAACTTGTTGTCGACAGGCTGATCATACGCGGTGATCCGGACGAGCTTTCCACACGGCTTGCCGATTCGCTGGAAACAGCCCTCTCACTGACTGACGGCCTTGCCTTTGCCGACCATGCCGACACCGGAGCGCGGACCGTTTTCTCGGCCAATTTCGCCTGTCCTGAATCCGGTTTCACCATTGATGAAATCGAACCGCGTCTGTTTTCCTTCAACAACCCGTTCGGGGCCTGTCCGGCCTGTGACGGACTTGGGGTCAGCAGCCATTTCGATGAACAGCTGGTTGTTCCCGATCACCGGCAGACATTGCGGGGCGGTGCCATCGCGCCATGGGCAAACAGCAGTTCCCGCTATTACGTCCAGACGCTGGAATCACTGGCACGGCAATTCGGGTTTTCGCTGGATATGCCATTTGGCGAATTGGATGAGGAAATCCAGACCCTGATCCTTCAGGGGTCCGGAAAACTTCCCGTCACCATGGAATTCGATGACGGTATGCGGTCCTACAAGACCAAGCGTCCCTTCGAAGGCCTGATGCCAAATCTGGCGCGCCGGTATCGCGAGACGGATTCATCATGGGTGCGCGAGGAACTGGAAAAATTCCGCGCCAATCATCCCTGCGAGTCGTGCAATGGCAAGCGGCTCAAGCCGGAGGCGCTGGCGGTGAAGGTCGACCAGAACGACATTTCTGATATTGCCAGGCTGTCGATAGGCGATGCCCGTGACTGGTTTGCCGGGTTGAATGACAAGCTTCACGGCCAGGACTCTGAAATTGCGGCGCGGATCCTCAAGGAAATCAACGAGCGGCTTGGCTTTCTTGTCAATGTCGGGCTTGGCTATCTGTCGATGGCACGTAATTCCGGCACCCTGTCTGGCGGAGAATCCCAGCGGATCAGGCTGGCATCGCAGATCGGATCCGGCCTGACCGGCGTTCTCTATGTGCTTGATGAACCGTCAATCGGCCTTCATCAACGCGACAATGACAGGCTGCTGGCCACGCTGGTGCGTCTTCGCGATCTTGGAAACACGGTTCTTGTTGTCGAGCATGACGAGGATTCCATCAGACTGGCCGATTATGTTGTCGATATGGGCCCCGGTGCCGGCGTTCATGGCGGCAGGATCGTTGCCGCAGGCACGCCCGACCAGATCATCGCCAGCAAGGATTCCCTGACTGGACAATATCTGGCGGGGATCAGGGAAATCAGTGTACCGGCGAACCGGCGCAAGGCGCGCAAAGGGCGGCTGGTCAGGGTCGAGAACGCCACCGGCAACAATCTGCGCGATGTGACTGTTGAATTTCCCCTTGGGGTGCTGACCTGTGTTACCGGTGTTTCCGGTGGTGGCAAGTCGACCCTGGTGCTGGAAACATTGTGGAAGGGTCTGGCCAGGCGTCTGCACAAGGCGCGCGAAATGCCGGCCGCGCACAAATCCATCACCGGCGCCGAACTTCTGGACAAGGTTGTCGATATCGACCAGTCGCCGATTGGCCGTACACCGCGATCGAACCCAGCCACCTATACGGGTGCCTTTACCCCGATCCGGGAATGGTTCGCCGGTCTGCCCGAAGCAAAGGCACGCGGCTATGCACCTGGCCGCTTTTCATTCAACGTCAAGGGCGGCAGATGCGAAGCCTGCCAGGGTGACGGTCTGATCAAGATCGAGATGCACTTTCTTCCCGATGTCTATGTGACCTGCGATTCCTGCAAGGGCAGACGCTATAATCGAGAGACACTCGAAATCACGTTCCGTGGAAAGTCCATCGCTGATGTGCTTGAAATGACTGTGGAAGAAGGTGTCGAGTTCTTCAAGGCCGTACCGTCCATCCGCGAAAAGCTCGAGACCATGTTCCGGGTCGGTCTTGGCTATGTGCGGATAGGCCAGCAGGCGACGACATTGTCCGGCGGCGAAGCCCAGCGCGTGAAACTGTCCAAGGAATTGTCGCGTCGGGCAACCGGGCGCACCATCTATATTCTCGATGAACCGACAACGGGTCTGCATTTCCATGACATCGCCAAGCTTCTGGAGGTCCTGCAGGAGCTTGTTGATCAGGGCAATACGGTAATCGTCATTGAACATAATATGGATGTGATCAAGACGGCCGACTGGATCATCGATCTTGGTCCAGAGGGCGGTGATGGCGGCGGCATGATTGTTGCCGAGGGAACACCCGAACAGGTTGCCAAAGTCAAGGAATCGCACACCGGTGCCTATCTGGCGCGCATGTTGCCGACAAGGGGATGA
- the ssb gene encoding single-stranded DNA-binding protein produces MAGSVNKVILVGNLGRDPEIRNTQDGAKIVNLSVATSERWKDRMSGEPRERTEWHRVVIFNENLARVAEQYLRKGSSVYVEGQLQTRKWTDQQGVEKYTTEVVLGRFRGELTLLGGRSEGAGSGGGYGDSMGGGYGGGGGSAPSSGQAPAASSPATPPPMHGGDAPDDDIPF; encoded by the coding sequence ATGGCAGGCAGTGTGAACAAGGTTATCCTGGTGGGTAATCTGGGTCGCGATCCCGAAATCAGGAATACCCAGGACGGGGCCAAAATCGTGAACCTGTCAGTTGCGACGTCCGAACGGTGGAAAGACCGGATGAGCGGTGAGCCGCGCGAACGGACCGAATGGCATAGGGTCGTCATCTTCAACGAGAATCTTGCACGGGTTGCCGAACAGTATCTTCGCAAAGGGTCCAGCGTCTATGTCGAAGGTCAGCTTCAGACACGCAAATGGACCGACCAGCAGGGTGTCGAAAAATATACGACCGAGGTTGTTCTTGGCCGCTTCAGGGGCGAATTGACGCTTCTTGGCGGCAGGTCGGAGGGAGCCGGGTCAGGTGGTGGATACGGCGATTCAATGGGCGGCGGCTATGGCGGTGGCGGCGGTTCAGCGCCGTCGTCCGGTCAGGCACCGGCAGCATCTTCGCCAGCTACACCGCCACCAATGCATGGCGGTGACGCTCCGGATGATGATATTCCGTTCTAA
- the gyrA gene encoding DNA gyrase subunit A, with protein sequence MTDTSTPPADPLNPTISITEEMRKSYLDYAMSVIVSRALPDVRDGLKPVHRRILYAMMEGNYDWSKPPRKSARIVGDVMGNYHPHGDSSIYEAMVRMAQDFSMRLPLVDGQGNFGSVDGDPPAAMRYTESRLARAAESLLRDIDKETVDFTENYDETQLEPTVLPAEYPNLLVNGANGIAVGMATNVPPHSPAEVIAACEAFIRNPDITVEELIEIVPGPDFPTGALIMGRAGIRDAYHTGRGSVIMRARAEVITDARDRETIIVTEIPYQVNKAQLLERIGELVREKTIEGISDIRDESDRTGMRIVVEVKRDAAGDVVLNQLWRHTRLQTSFPVNMLAMNGGRPEQMGLKDVIAAFCEFRREVVTRRSVYQLGKARERAHLLAGLMVALASIDEVIELIKRAPDTETARNQLCERAWPAAEVEAFIALIDDPGHEVVDGTYRLSEAQARAILELRLQRLTGMEREKLAEETGELAQRIADYLEILGSADRVNEVILDELAAARERLGGPRRTEISDQLVDQDDEDLIQQEDMVVTVSHRGYIKRVPLSVYRAQRRGGKGRAGMKTRDEDFVTRLFVANTHTPILFFTSSGMVYQLKCYRLPEAAPQALGKAMVNLLPIETGETINTVMPMPDDPDSWDDLHIMFATATGNIRRNRLSDFTNIKRNGKIAMKLADGDELVGVAPCNESDDLLLATRDGKAIRFAVDAVRVFRGRDSTGVRGIKLLGKDSVVSMSIITDEDNEFVLSVTENGYGKRTQVSDYRRAGRGGQGVANIETSDRNGRVMASFTVVEDDQLMLVTNHGQIIRIRVHGGEGDSIRVAGRKTQGVRLFDVSGDDDERVVSAGLIRDADDGDNDADTENDGEVADGQEGGTAGDSDQPATDE encoded by the coding sequence GTGACAGACACATCTACGCCACCTGCCGACCCGCTAAACCCGACTATTTCGATTACCGAGGAAATGCGGAAATCCTATCTCGATTACGCGATGAGCGTGATCGTGTCGCGCGCATTGCCGGATGTTCGTGACGGGCTGAAGCCGGTGCATCGCCGCATTCTGTATGCGATGATGGAAGGCAATTACGACTGGTCGAAACCGCCACGCAAATCTGCGCGTATCGTTGGTGACGTGATGGGTAACTATCACCCGCATGGCGACAGTTCGATCTACGAGGCGATGGTCCGGATGGCGCAGGATTTTTCCATGCGTCTGCCACTTGTCGATGGTCAGGGAAATTTCGGCTCTGTCGATGGTGATCCGCCGGCGGCGATGCGCTACACCGAATCACGCCTTGCCAGGGCCGCCGAAAGTCTGCTTCGCGATATCGACAAGGAAACGGTCGATTTCACTGAAAACTATGATGAAACCCAGCTTGAACCTACGGTGCTGCCGGCTGAATACCCCAATCTTCTGGTCAATGGGGCCAACGGCATCGCGGTCGGCATGGCCACGAATGTGCCACCGCACAGTCCGGCTGAAGTCATCGCCGCCTGTGAAGCCTTTATCCGCAACCCGGACATCACTGTCGAGGAGCTGATTGAAATCGTTCCCGGGCCGGACTTCCCCACCGGCGCTCTGATCATGGGCCGGGCCGGCATTCGTGATGCCTATCACACCGGTCGCGGGTCGGTGATCATGCGGGCCCGCGCCGAGGTCATTACCGACGCCAGGGATCGCGAAACCATTATCGTGACCGAAATCCCCTATCAGGTGAACAAGGCCCAGCTGCTGGAGCGGATAGGTGAACTGGTCCGCGAAAAGACCATCGAAGGCATCTCCGACATCCGGGACGAGTCGGACCGGACCGGCATGCGGATCGTGGTCGAGGTCAAGCGGGATGCCGCCGGCGATGTGGTGTTGAACCAGCTGTGGCGGCACACAAGGCTGCAGACGAGTTTCCCGGTCAATATGCTGGCGATGAATGGCGGCCGTCCCGAACAGATGGGGCTGAAAGACGTTATTGCCGCTTTTTGCGAATTCCGCCGCGAGGTGGTGACAAGACGGTCCGTCTATCAGCTTGGCAAGGCACGGGAACGGGCACATCTTCTGGCCGGCCTGATGGTGGCGCTTGCCTCTATCGACGAGGTGATCGAACTGATCAAGCGGGCGCCTGACACCGAAACCGCCCGCAACCAGCTCTGTGAACGAGCCTGGCCAGCCGCCGAGGTCGAGGCCTTCATCGCCTTGATCGATGATCCGGGGCATGAAGTGGTTGACGGCACCTATCGGCTGTCTGAGGCACAGGCGCGGGCCATCCTTGAGCTTCGCCTGCAGCGTTTGACAGGGATGGAACGCGAAAAGCTGGCCGAGGAAACCGGCGAACTTGCCCAACGCATTGCGGATTACCTTGAAATCCTTGGGTCTGCTGACCGGGTCAACGAGGTCATTCTTGACGAGCTTGCCGCCGCCAGAGAGCGGTTGGGTGGGCCACGGCGGACCGAAATTTCGGACCAACTTGTCGATCAGGATGATGAGGATCTCATCCAGCAGGAAGATATGGTCGTGACTGTCAGTCACCGTGGCTATATCAAGCGCGTGCCTCTGTCCGTCTACCGGGCACAGCGCCGCGGCGGCAAGGGACGCGCCGGCATGAAGACCCGTGACGAGGATTTTGTCACCAGGCTGTTTGTTGCCAACACACATACCCCGATCCTGTTTTTCACCTCGAGTGGCATGGTCTATCAACTGAAATGCTATCGTCTTCCTGAAGCCGCGCCACAGGCGCTTGGCAAGGCGATGGTCAATCTACTGCCGATCGAAACAGGTGAAACCATCAATACAGTCATGCCGATGCCGGACGATCCCGACAGCTGGGATGATCTGCACATCATGTTTGCCACCGCGACCGGCAATATCAGGCGCAACAGGTTGAGCGACTTCACCAACATCAAACGCAATGGCAAGATCGCGATGAAGCTTGCCGATGGTGACGAGCTTGTCGGCGTTGCGCCATGCAACGAAAGTGACGATCTGTTGCTGGCGACACGTGATGGCAAGGCGATCCGGTTTGCCGTCGATGCGGTTCGGGTGTTTCGTGGCCGTGACAGCACCGGTGTCAGGGGGATCAAACTTCTTGGCAAGGATTCCGTGGTGTCGATGTCCATCATTACCGACGAGGACAATGAATTCGTGCTGTCGGTGACCGAGAACGGCTATGGCAAGCGCACACAGGTATCCGATTATCGGCGCGCCGGGCGCGGCGGCCAGGGTGTGGCCAATATCGAAACCAGCGACCGCAATGGCCGGGTCATGGCCAGCTTTACCGTCGTCGAAGACGATCAGCTGATGCTTGTGACCAATCATGGGCAGATCATCCGGATCCGTGTTCATGGCGGCGAGGGCGATTCCATCAGGGTTGCCGGTCGAAAGACACAGGGTGTGCGCCTGTTTGATGTGTCGGGTGATGATGACGAGCGTGTTGTCTCGGCTGGTCTGATCCGTGATGCGGATGACGGCGATAATGACGCCGATACTGAAAATGACGGCGAAGTGGCTGACGGCCAAGAGGGAGGCACGGCTGGTGATTCCGACCAGCCGGCAACCGACGAATGA
- the coaD gene encoding pantetheine-phosphate adenylyltransferase: MSHRIIAYPGTFDPLTYGHLDIIQRAARLGDELIVAVAANAGKGPLLTVEERTELVTSECKRLNEDGTVNVPIRVLNFSNLLTDFAQEQGVSVIVRGLRAVSDFEIEFQMASINKRLHGDLETVFLMAAEHQHFVASRFVKEVSRYGGDISSFVPASVVRKMKLLRS, from the coding sequence ATGAGCCACCGGATCATCGCCTATCCAGGGACTTTCGACCCGCTGACATACGGCCATCTGGACATTATCCAGCGCGCAGCGCGGCTTGGTGACGAGTTGATCGTTGCGGTTGCGGCGAATGCCGGCAAGGGCCCGTTGCTCACTGTCGAAGAGCGGACCGAGCTGGTGACCTCGGAGTGCAAGCGCCTGAATGAAGACGGCACCGTCAACGTGCCGATCCGGGTTCTGAATTTTTCAAACCTGTTGACGGACTTTGCGCAGGAGCAGGGTGTCTCGGTCATTGTCAGGGGGCTTCGCGCCGTTTCCGATTTTGAAATCGAGTTTCAGATGGCAAGTATAAACAAACGGTTACATGGCGATCTTGAGACCGTGTTTTTGATGGCCGCCGAGCATCAGCATTTTGTGGCATCCCGTTTCGTCAAAGAGGTCAGCCGCTATGGCGGCGATATTTCAAGCTTTGTCCCGGCCAGTGTTGTCCGCAAGATGAAGCTTCTTCGATCCTAG
- a CDS encoding transcriptional regulator, whose amino-acid sequence MFTKIFIRTFPSAEECELFESILQTKWPDLLKDLKGVSFQAFRNAQAPHISTVIWEFPDEATQARVEQMIEENIVRFTKTLSPKTLTFSGKRIMFLKT is encoded by the coding sequence ATGTTTACAAAGATATTCATCAGGACATTTCCATCTGCAGAAGAATGTGAACTATTTGAATCGATCTTACAAACGAAATGGCCCGATCTGCTTAAGGATCTGAAGGGTGTAAGCTTTCAGGCTTTTCGCAACGCACAGGCGCCCCATATTTCAACGGTGATCTGGGAATTTCCGGATGAGGCAACCCAGGCCAGGGTGGAACAGATGATCGAGGAGAATATCGTCAGGTTTACCAAGACGTTATCGCCGAAAACACTGACCTTTTCCGGCAAGAGGATCATGTTCCTGAAAACCTGA
- the nrtS gene encoding nitrate/nitrite transporter NrtS codes for MFDLKYVASVFFSRNVAKRSFIVAVIVGTILAFINHGEVIVSGNLTATCWIKMIATCLVPYTVSSVTSVLGALEKRNATLQETGAA; via the coding sequence ATGTTCGATCTCAAATACGTGGCGTCGGTCTTTTTCAGTCGTAATGTGGCAAAGCGGTCTTTCATCGTAGCTGTCATTGTCGGCACAATTCTAGCCTTTATCAACCACGGTGAAGTGATTGTTTCCGGCAATTTGACGGCCACCTGTTGGATCAAGATGATTGCGACCTGCCTCGTTCCCTACACGGTGTCTTCCGTCACCTCGGTTCTCGGCGCATTGGAAAAGCGCAACGCGACGCTTCAGGAAACAGGGGCTGCCTGA
- a CDS encoding GNAT family N-acetyltransferase, translated as MNPLIFPKQTLSAASLYAVGSQYQVPTGKFPTGKAPTQIISTWTGWKILIQVCARVRLRPFRYLDAMDLVCGLNDWQVARWLASVPHPYRFDHAMDYLARPEHLAVEAALGDATAILAVAVTHDGSGIGGLGLVPSKRNEGARELGFWLSRPYWGQGIMPGAVIALIDEVTRQAPNTLIVASANHDNIRSQRLIRSLGFSEDGHDEIFSNPLQRLVTTVCFRRA; from the coding sequence GTGAATCCCCTTATATTTCCAAAACAAACCCTGTCGGCGGCATCCCTCTATGCTGTCGGCTCGCAATATCAGGTTCCGACGGGCAAATTTCCGACGGGCAAGGCGCCAACTCAAATAATCTCAACATGGACAGGGTGGAAAATATTGATTCAAGTATGTGCACGGGTCCGGTTGCGCCCCTTCCGCTATTTGGATGCAATGGATCTTGTTTGTGGTCTGAATGACTGGCAGGTGGCGCGCTGGCTTGCGAGTGTTCCCCATCCCTATCGGTTCGACCACGCAATGGACTATCTTGCACGGCCTGAACATCTGGCTGTAGAGGCTGCCCTCGGTGATGCAACCGCCATACTTGCTGTCGCGGTAACCCATGATGGATCCGGAATTGGCGGGCTGGGCCTCGTGCCGTCAAAACGTAATGAAGGAGCAAGGGAACTGGGATTTTGGCTGTCGCGTCCATATTGGGGGCAGGGGATCATGCCCGGGGCGGTGATCGCCCTGATTGACGAGGTGACGCGGCAGGCACCGAACACCTTGATTGTTGCAAGTGCAAACCATGACAATATCAGGTCGCAACGGCTGATTCGTTCCCTCGGTTTCAGTGAAGACGGCCATGATGAAATCTTTTCAAACCCCCTACAGCGACTTGTCACGACTGTCTGCTTCCGGCGGGCATGA
- a CDS encoding YjgN family protein, translating to MDGPVARFTPLVFSGTARALFGLQFVNILLILVTVGIWTPWARVRKRRFFYNNTRILGEGLDYLATGLDLFKGWIVVVGLLMLFYALPFLGIPFLQEGASLVLLAIYPWAINRSLRFNARNLAWRDVRFDFTGTYFGSAWYLFLLPFIGVLSLGILLPIASKGMREYVARNYSFGAARFGGKGQLASYYGVGLKCLLLSLVLIGVGAVVVGLAIYGNLGTATPMQDDLASVLAGGFGVGMGYLVPIMLVLIFTLVGGYYRALTRNIMVNALRLQGGIRFRSHISGFGLGWIIVSNLILSVVTLGLLLPWAQVRQYRYLSQNTEIRPAADVQGYLDRQTRAGNSIGDAVGEAGGLEINF from the coding sequence ATGGACGGTCCTGTCGCAAGATTCACGCCGCTTGTGTTCAGCGGCACTGCGCGTGCGCTTTTTGGTCTGCAATTCGTTAATATTCTGCTGATTCTGGTGACGGTCGGCATCTGGACGCCATGGGCGCGTGTACGAAAACGACGGTTCTTCTATAACAACACGCGCATATTGGGTGAGGGACTCGATTACCTTGCGACCGGCCTTGACCTGTTCAAGGGCTGGATCGTGGTTGTGGGCCTCTTGATGCTGTTCTACGCCCTGCCGTTCCTCGGAATCCCTTTCCTTCAGGAGGGTGCAAGTCTTGTCCTTCTTGCCATATATCCCTGGGCAATCAATCGATCACTTCGCTTCAACGCACGCAATCTAGCGTGGCGAGACGTTCGTTTCGATTTTACAGGCACCTATTTCGGGTCAGCCTGGTATCTGTTTCTGCTACCGTTCATTGGCGTACTCAGTCTCGGCATCCTGTTGCCCATCGCATCAAAGGGGATGCGGGAATATGTGGCCCGCAACTACAGTTTCGGAGCCGCGCGATTCGGCGGCAAGGGACAGCTTGCCAGCTATTACGGTGTCGGCCTTAAATGTCTGTTGTTAAGCCTTGTTCTGATTGGTGTTGGTGCGGTGGTGGTTGGTCTTGCCATCTATGGCAATCTGGGCACAGCCACGCCCATGCAGGACGATCTGGCATCGGTTCTGGCTGGTGGTTTCGGCGTTGGCATGGGCTATCTGGTCCCGATAATGCTTGTGCTGATATTTACGCTGGTTGGCGGTTATTACCGCGCCTTGACCCGCAATATCATGGTAAACGCGCTGCGGCTTCAGGGGGGGATCAGGTTCCGTTCACATATTTCAGGGTTCGGTCTTGGTTGGATTATCGTCAGCAATCTGATCCTGTCGGTGGTGACACTGGGTCTGCTTTTGCCCTGGGCGCAGGTCAGGCAATATCGCTATCTTTCCCAGAATACGGAAATCCGGCCAGCAGCCGATGTGCAGGGATATCTGGACCGCCAGACGCGGGCGGGAAATTCGATCGGTGATGCCGTTGGCGAGGCTGGTGGTCTGGAAATCAATTTCTAG
- a CDS encoding M48 family metallopeptidase — translation MQVQGSLTRAGTTRTVPAALLVGPGRDSGIDALFLARADQQHVEQITIDHVLPKIGGGDLRLRLSTGDVIRFSADTDVAPLEQFFPHQAKVGSRLSRLEKVGWRGMLVLSVLFLVALAGLRLAIAPAGDVLVRLVPDALVERGSGLVLAQLDMTLLEDSQLPVATQDRLREEFARMRQLAPAEFADTRLHFRRASAIGPNAFALPGNDIVLLDELVTFANDDDVVLAVVAHEFGHVTGRHALRQVMRSAVVAIGVGLIVGAEETILEEIVGFGGNIVLSGQSRDFELEADQMSADWMSRLGHDEEALPRFFRKLQTKCGNMCDGGGLLASHPSFRDRIQAMAE, via the coding sequence ATGCAGGTTCAGGGAAGTCTGACAAGGGCGGGAACGACCCGGACCGTTCCGGCGGCGCTGCTTGTTGGGCCGGGTCGGGATTCCGGCATCGACGCGCTGTTTCTTGCCAGAGCGGATCAGCAGCATGTTGAGCAGATAACGATCGATCATGTGCTGCCAAAGATTGGCGGCGGTGACCTTCGTCTGCGTTTATCAACAGGCGATGTCATCAGATTTTCCGCTGACACGGATGTCGCGCCGCTGGAACAATTTTTTCCGCACCAGGCAAAGGTTGGATCCAGACTTTCACGGCTCGAAAAGGTGGGGTGGCGCGGCATGCTGGTGCTGTCTGTCCTGTTTCTGGTTGCACTTGCCGGGTTGCGTCTGGCGATTGCGCCGGCTGGCGATGTGTTGGTGCGGCTGGTGCCGGATGCCCTTGTTGAACGTGGCTCCGGCCTGGTGCTGGCCCAGCTTGATATGACCCTTCTTGAGGACAGCCAGCTGCCGGTCGCAACACAGGACCGGCTGCGCGAGGAATTTGCACGGATGCGTCAGTTGGCACCTGCGGAATTTGCCGATACCCGACTGCATTTCAGACGCGCGTCGGCCATCGGGCCAAACGCCTTCGCGTTACCGGGAAATGATATCGTCCTGTTGGATGAGCTGGTGACATTTGCCAATGATGACGATGTTGTGCTTGCCGTGGTGGCCCATGAATTCGGACATGTCACCGGGCGTCATGCGCTGCGGCAGGTGATGCGCAGTGCCGTTGTGGCCATCGGCGTCGGACTGATTGTTGGTGCCGAGGAAACCATCCTCGAGGAAATTGTCGGTTTTGGCGGAAATATTGTGCTGTCAGGCCAGTCTCGAGACTTTGAACTTGAGGCTGACCAGATGTCGGCAGACTGGATGAGCAGGCTTGGGCATGATGAAGAAGCGCTCCCCCGCTTTTTCCGGAAGTTGCAGACCAAATGCGGAAATATGTGCGATGGCGGGGGATTGCTGGCCTCACACCCGTCCTTTCGCGACCGTATTCAGGCGATGGCCGAATAG
- a CDS encoding ATP-binding cassette domain-containing protein, whose product MLEVDKVAFERAGGLKFFYDFSLKACDILAVQGPSGVGKTTLLDLIAGFETVASGRCTWNGMDFSSLPPWERPVTTVFQSDNLFVHLSCHENVTVALEGSGVTPTQVDEAFMRLDIDGLQDRLPEDISGGQQQRVALVRALLRDRPILLLDESFSALDWPTRQGCFDALREIATARRMAVVVVSHDDRDAAYLGCDVLKLAT is encoded by the coding sequence ATGCTTGAAGTGGACAAAGTGGCCTTTGAACGTGCAGGAGGTCTGAAATTTTTCTACGACTTTTCACTGAAGGCTTGCGACATCCTGGCTGTTCAGGGACCATCCGGAGTGGGCAAAACCACCCTTCTCGATCTGATTGCCGGATTTGAAACTGTCGCCAGCGGCAGATGTACCTGGAACGGTATGGACTTTTCGTCGCTGCCACCATGGGAACGCCCGGTTACCACAGTTTTTCAATCGGACAACCTGTTTGTTCATCTGTCCTGCCACGAAAATGTAACCGTGGCGCTTGAAGGCAGTGGGGTAACGCCGACGCAGGTGGACGAAGCCTTTATGAGGCTCGACATAGATGGTCTGCAGGATCGTCTGCCGGAAGACATTTCAGGAGGACAGCAACAGCGTGTGGCGCTTGTCCGGGCATTGCTTCGCGACCGTCCAATCCTGCTTCTTGATGAAAGTTTCAGCGCTCTTGACTGGCCAACCCGGCAGGGATGTTTTGACGCGCTCCGGGAAATCGCCACAGCGCGCCGGATGGCGGTTGTCGTTGTCAGCCATGATGACCGTGACGCGGCCTATCTTGGCTGTGATGTGCTGAAACTCGCCACCTAG